The DNA window GGACATTCGCATAGGGTTTGCCGAAATCGATCACGGCATACAGGTTGCCCTTTTCCAGGTAGGGCAGCAGCCGTGCCTGCGCGGACCAGGTACCGCCCTGGTCGCCCATCACTCCGCAACGGCTCGGCGGGTAAGTCGTCCAGCTCAGTTCGTAGTTGTGCAGAGCGAGACCGATCTGCTTCAGGTTGTTCGTGCATTGGGTCCGCCGCGCGGCGCCACGCGCCGACTGCACAGCGGGCAGGAGCAAGGCGATCAGAATCGCGATGATCGCGACGACGACCAACAGTTCGACGAGGGTAAAGCCTGACATCCGGCCTTTTCGCGAGGACTCCATCGACGTGCCTCATGCCAACCAAAGGGGTGGAGCAAGACCTCAGGCTTGACGGCGCTGGGTGAAGGCCGTGTCAATCGACGTCGAGTCTCGGGAGGCGAGGTTGCTTAAAGCAATTGAGACTCAGTATCAAGATTGCTGCGGCCGATTGTACAGCTCGGCACTGGCTTGTCAACAATGGCCAGGGCGAGAATCTTGCCGCCTCGGCACGAGGTAGATCGCCGCAGCGAGCGTCAAAGAAAAACGCCGCGGAGCCGTGCTCCGAGGCGCTCGTGGTTCACGCGTTTTTTCGCAGACGGCGGCCCTTGGCAGACAGTGGCCCGACGTACTTACTCGCCGACGTACGGCAGCAAGGCCATGAATCGGGCCCGCTTGATCGCCTTGCTCACGGCGTGCTGACTGACGGCCGTGCAGCCCGTCTTGCGGCGACCGGTGATCTTGCCGTGGCGGCTGCACATCTTCGACAGCAGGTCCAAGTCCTTGTAGTCGATCCACAACGGCCGCGGACGCGCGCCGTCGACAAACAGCGGGTCCTTGCGCTTGCGGGCGCTGGTTTTCGAGCGTTTCTTCGAGCTACCGCTGGGCGAAGACGGACGGGGCATGGATCAGGCTCGGTCGGGTTTCAATGCAACGGATGCCGGAGCCCCGCACTGTATCACAGGCGAATTGGCGGGGGAAGCGGTCCGCTAGGCGTTTTTTCCTGCCGTGTGTCGCCGCGCGTCGATCGTGGCCGCTGTTCAGGCGGATTGCGCAAACCGTTAGGCCATAGCAGGTTGCTTGTCACCTGGCGAGCAGGCATCTATAGTGGCGGAACACTCGGAACAAATCGCGATTTCGGGTCTACGCTCGCTTCCGGCGCGATGCCGCGAGTGCGGGCCGAGGCCGCGTCGAACTGTCGCTAGCACTTGGGCGTAGCGAGAAGAGGCCACGCTTGAGGTTCTCCGGCAGCTCGCATCGTCGAGCGGTTGAGCCGGCGCCGTCGGGGGACGTGCTGCGCTGGCGGTGCCCACGCGCCCAATCGCTGGTCGACTAACTTTTGCCCAGGGCCATGGCCGCATGAACGATTCGGTCGTCATTCAGACGCGTAATTTGTCCAAGGTCTATCGCGATTTCTGGGGACGCCAGAAAGTACGGGCCCTCAAGGCGCTCGACCTCGAAGTGCGGCGCGGCGAAATCTTCGGACTGCTCGGACCCAACGGTTCGGGCAAGACGACCACGATGAAGCTGCTCTTGGGGCTATTGTTTCCCACCAGCGGCGAGGCCTTCGTGCTGGGGAAGCCGGCCGACGACGTGCAAAAAAACGAGCGCATCGGCTACCTGCCCGAGGAATCGTACCTGTACCGATTTCTCAACGCCGAAGAGACGCTCGATTTCTACGGCCGGCTGTTCGACATGCCCCGGGCAATTCGCAAGCAGCGGATCGAGCGGCTGATCGACATGGTCGGGCTGACCTGGGCTCGCCGCCGCCAGCTGCGCGAATACTCGAAGGGCATGACGCGCCGCATCGGCCTGGCGCAGGCGCTGATCAACGATCCCGAACTGATTCTGCTCGACGAGCCGACGAGCGGCCTCGACCCGATCGGCACGCGCGAGATGAAGGACTTGATCCTGCAGCTCAAGGCCGACGGCAAGACGGTTGTCATGTCGAGCCACCTGCTGGCCGACGTCCAAGACGTGTGCGATCGAATCGCCATCCTGCATCAGGGCGAGCTCAAGGAGCTGGGGCGCGTCGACGCGCTGCTCAAAGTGCA is part of the Pirellulales bacterium genome and encodes:
- the rpsR gene encoding 30S ribosomal protein S18, producing MPRPSSPSGSSKKRSKTSARKRKDPLFVDGARPRPLWIDYKDLDLLSKMCSRHGKITGRRKTGCTAVSQHAVSKAIKRARFMALLPYVGE
- a CDS encoding ABC transporter ATP-binding protein, with translation MNDSVVIQTRNLSKVYRDFWGRQKVRALKALDLEVRRGEIFGLLGPNGSGKTTTMKLLLGLLFPTSGEAFVLGKPADDVQKNERIGYLPEESYLYRFLNAEETLDFYGRLFDMPRAIRKQRIERLIDMVGLTWARRRQLREYSKGMTRRIGLAQALINDPELILLDEPTSGLDPIGTREMKDLILQLKADGKTVVMSSHLLADVQDVCDRIAILHQGELKELGRVDALLKVQDLTEVRVSGLSEEAKSELRSVIERHHGQLLSMDNPTTTLEELFLKIVRESESRPGRRATTDGTSGGVPDRADGTAPASHN